aatgtattgtaCAATTTACCTGTATTTTTAAAATTCTTTATATAAATGACTTATTCAGGTGGACAAGATGCCTACAAAACTGCTGTTTACCTGGTGCTGTCAGCAAGGTAGGCCTTTGTCATGATGTAGTTCTCAGGAGTGATTTTCTTGTTGAACACAATGTCTTGGAGGACAGCCTTCACACGTATAATCTATATGAAACAAACCATCAGGGAGAGCGATACTTCACTGAAAAAACACTCAGTTCTCCATGTAAACTTTACATTCAGTTATGGAGAACATGGTCAGAAAACAACTAGCTATTGGGCATATGACAAATCATGCGTGCCTTTGTAAATGTAAGAAATATTTATGTAGTTTATGGTTTTACAATGTGACAATCTATTTTAATTGTCTGCTGCACAAAATGACCGGTTTTAGTAGAATCATTTTAAATCAGTGGTTGCCAACCGGTCGATCGcgatcttcaaggcattcctagtcaatcaccaaatatttctgtagaaaagccaacgAACAATAAAGGCttttaaaaaaaattgtgttGAGCTGTTGCTGgcaggtgcacttgattcaaaaGTCCTGCGCACCGGGTAAGCAAAGTTTTCCCATGAGACAAACTCCGCCTACCTGGCGGACTGGCAAATCTGCGACTAAATCGAGTGCACCTACTGCGCTGCCCAGTCGGATAGCTCAAATCACTGTGGTTACAGAGCTTCCATGACCCTGGCCATAGCCAAGTTTAATAGGCTACTAGCCTACGTAAGATTTAataacttttaaaaccatgaccacAGAGAAGACTGTCAAAGAATACAGccaagagctgctgtttttatgagtgattTTAAGTCTATATTCAACACTATTATAAAACACGATTCTTCAGGCTGCAACTGCAATAAATGAGTAGCTAAGTATCGATAGCCCTGcgttttattattattagcagctcGACGTGTCAAATTTAATATTAAGGGATataggaacaacatgaatttgtgcatgaggcagatgcagtgcgacttgagtttcgccatcaggtggaagactgtgtcccctctctctggtcagtcttaccggaggaaaggaaggagagagcagggaccgtgagaggcggttgggaaaaatagttttgaacgGTAATCGTCCTGATTTGACCTtgttgaccatcagatgcaggtaccatcagcccagtaaaataaaaaagctaATTATTTCAATTCATGCTCCACAGTGCCTCACAAGTGCTAAACCAATGATATATTTTATTATCAAAGCTtgagttttgaaatataatatggtctgattaacaatattggcaggccaatcatatagccaatatgctgtgataatgtttTAGGCCTACTGCCCAAACCGTATTCCTACAAAACTGTATGAGGTTAATGTAAAAAAGCTAAATCTGAGCAGTAGATCGCCACTTGCTTTTTGACtgcgaaagtgatcttgactcagaaaatatTGATTACCACTGTTCTAAACCATAGTTATGTTGGCCAATGCTATAAGGGACTGTGCAATAGCATGATGTGTCAGAGGATGACATCTGACCTCCTGAGACTGCAGGCTGTTGGCGTTGTAGAGCTGCCGTATGATAACCTCACATTCCTGAAGGGTGGGGGGTCGggggggatgggatgggctgcTGTGGATCCGGAGGGGTTGTAGAGAGGTGATAAGGCCTCCCCTCAACTCTGACTCGTGTTCAAGCTTTGCCACTCCAGTGTTCTCAGTGTAGGCGTGAGCCACACAACCGTCCCCCGCTATACTGCTTCCGTGGGGGTCAAACAAGTGTTTTTAGACGAGACACTTTTGGAGAAGATGAACTAGGGGGTAGAGGTATGGATGCTTACCTGAGCCATGGGTCTCGAGATGGGCATGTGTCTTGTAAAGGTTGCTCCAGGtagatcactctctctctctgagcctcaCTGCCCTGTGTCGGTGGCCTTGTGCTCCAGTGGCTTGATCCTAAAGAAATACCTTCCCCAATAGGTAGGCATACGCACCACACAAGCTTACACAATTATTGTTCATTGATTTCTATTATGGGAAACTTAAAGAGATGTTGTGAAAAGTAATATCTAACGACCACAGATCTGAAAGTCCAAGAGCCAATGCTTTCTTGGTCCCAATAGACCTAGCCCACTTGTTCCAGCAAAGATGATTGAAGAGATGATTGAAGCCTACCTTTTCTGCAAGACTTTGAAGGCTCCATGATCAGCTTATACTGCAGCTCTGTAACATCAAAGTCAAAGAGAGGTCATGTAGAAGACATGACACAGAACAGAAGTAGACATGACAGGTGGCAGCAACAGCATACCTCAACTGCCGTGCTGTTTATAAGCTCTTCTAACAAGGTCCTTTGAGCAACCTTGGCACTATGTGTCTCGCTGATCTGACAGAGTGAAGACAGAGGACCCATGTGATTCTTTTTAACGGGATTAAAATATCTCTTTGTAGGGGGATAGGATGCGGAGGCGATATAGAGAAGCTTGTCTGTTCTGTAAAATGATACTGCATTCCACCGCCTCCCACGGTGAGATACTCACCATCCTTTCATTTTCCTCATTCAATAACTGTATCACTATGCAACCACTAGCGCTAGGCTATAGTGTGTCACCTCTGTCAGCAGTGCCTCATCCTCAGATCCCTGTGTGATTATCATGCTAAAAAACGTGCAAACAAACATGTATTACAGATACAGATTTCCACTAAAGAACTTTATCATATACAAATTATTGCTGGCTAGTGGCTACCCATAAAATGTGGACCTATTAGGCTGTATGGAAAGAAAGGCAGTAGTCTAGCTTAAATTGTGGCATTGGTATAGTTAAGGGGAAAGGCCATACATTGTATATGCTATTTTAACTTAGTAACATGATGTATAACGTTACTGTGCAAAGATGAAAATTATGGTGCTCAAAACCATGACAAATATGCTGCCTATGAAGCTTTTGGAAATCAAAACATCAGCAAAGACACGAGGACAGGTTTGACTCACCTTTATTTTCCCGTCTGAGGTCATCTATTTCACCGTGTAGCTTCTGAAGAGTGTCCTTGTGCTGTAGTTGCAGGAACTGAATATTCCTCTGAAGCGATGCAACGCGAGTATCCATGTCCCCTCGGGGTGAATCGGACAACGGTTCAAGGTGGTTAAACGGGAAAGGACGTGGTAGTGGAAAGCAAGGCTTGTCAAGACATCCAACGCGGGACCAGTGGGGTAGATTTCGCACAGGCGGAAGACTGTTGCCTGACATAGCTAAACTATACGGTTAGCTCGCAACACGACAGTTTTTTTAACTGGCTGGCTAACTTAGCTACatagtagctagctagactaacAAATAACAACAGGTCATTCTATCCGCATGCATAATGctgccggggcggcagggtagcctagtggttagagcgttgcacgagtaaccggaaggttgcaagttcaaacccccgagctgacaaggtcgttctgctagttaaacccactgttcctaggccgtcattgaaaataagaatttgttcttaactgacttgcctagtaaaataaataaatcgtgCAGTAAACGTTCCCGGTTAAATGGATTGTTCACCTCCACAATATGCAAAGTTTAGAAACAATTTTACGAGACAGCtaggaaaaaataaaaatacaccgATTACCCACAGGCACTACCGACAACGATTTATTTCCCTTTTCACTCTCCTTAGTGGACATGCACTACTACCATACAACGTTGCCATGACAACCACAATGTGTTGCTCCGGTGGCGGGAAATAAAAACGTATCTGAACGTTCTACCATTCGAACGCAAGCACTGTAAATGTCTGTCTCGTCTTTGCAATAACACATATAGACAAGCATACAGAAACGATAAAGGCAAATAATTTCATTTTCAATTCAACTTTCATTACTTTATTTCTTAGAAATTAAGTGCGGGTCTGGACCGGTTCCGACTGACATTTTGGTGTACAAAGCACCCTGTGAATACCATGAATACTATGTGAAGCAGAATTTCCAAACCTAGGTGAGCAACATCGCAAGACTGGGGGTGCTGAAGATGGCGGCGAGTGCAGACGAGATTTCAGCTTGCTCCGAGTAACCTTACATTTAAGTACGTATGAGAGGGATAAAAGTTAACAGAACTTGGCTTATAGTAAACACAATAGAGAACAACGCTTAGTTGACCGCTAATTTGATCTGAAACTTTGAGAAATGGAAGGAAAAAATGTGCGAAAGAGCAAAGAGAAGGCAGTTTCTAGCTGAGCACTCATACATTGGAGAAAACACGCCATCTGACTCCTCGGGAGAAGCAATGGAGGATTCTGGACATTCGGTTGATTCTGAAAATCCAGTCAATAGCCCTGTACCCAAAAAGAGAAAGACATAATTCTCTTTGCGCGAACTACAGGTCAACATAGTCGATGCTGTCTCTGCAAAGATAAACGAAAGAGCCAATGGTCTGGAGAAAATGATACGCGAAAACAACCTCTCTGAGTCATGCATACAAGAGTATCGAAGAGCTTAAACTTGCAAAAACGGCTACTTCTGAGAAATGCACTGCACAGTAGAAGACCATTACAGACATGCAAGAGCGCTTATCGGAAGCAGAGCGTTCCGGAGAAGGTGGGGGCTAGGCTTTACGGTGTCCCCGAGGACCAGGATGAGAATGTGAAGGCTTAGTAAGAGACATCTGTAACCGTGTGGCACAGGACTTCTCCGATGGATATATGGATATGGCTGTGGATGTCTCTCATCGTATTGGGAAGAAAAAACCTCTGAAGAAATAGCAACATTGTTACTTGAAGCCTTGGAGGCTATAAAGAAGGGAGAACTACCTGCCTCTCTGAAGCAAGGGGTTATTACTCTTATACCTAAACCACACAAGGATCTCTTAAATATTGATAATTGGCATCCAATCACACTCCTAAATAACAACTACAAAATTCTAGCCATAATCATTGCAAAAAGGTTCAAGTCTTGCTTGAATGATCTGATTGATGAATGTCACAATCAGGGTTTATGATATTTACATATCTAATAATCTGAGGCTGGTGTTAGACTTGGTTGAGTATTGTGATCTATTGGATGACTTCCCTGTTATCCTATATTTGGATTTTCAGAAAGCATTTGATACAGTAAGTCACAATTTTATCTTTGATTGTAAATGTGGTCGTTTTTTGCTGTTGATGCTATTAGGACTCTATTTAATGGTGGCAATAGCTGTATCAAATTCTGTCATGGAACATCCTCAATATTTAACATTTACAAAGGAATACGACAAGGTTGTCCAACTTCACCTTTTTTAGAATTTTTGTTAGTATCTCAAATTTTATGCTCATTAGTTCATAAAAGTCCATTTGAAGGCATTACATTCCAGGCCAGAGAGATCGAGATATCCCAACTGGCGGATGACaccatttaaaataaaataaaatgtgtcaCTAGATTAGCATTGGATATCGTGAAGCAGTTCTCCAAAATCTCAGGTTTGGCATTAAATCTTTCCAAATGTGAGATGTGTGTTTTGAAAGGAGCTGTTAATCCATCAGATTGTAACATATCTGAAAAAGATACTGTAACCTACCTCGGTGTAAAGATCATTCACAGCCGTAAGATTTTTGGTGATCTTAATTTGAACCCTGTAACTGAATCTGTCACAAAACAAAAAGTCTTCAAGGAaggttatgatttttcaacgccgacactgattattggaggaccaaaaaagccgctACCAATTAATTGGCCGatttcaaaaaatattttatttatttatttgtaataatgacaattacaacaatactgaattaattAGGGAAGTTGCGAATTtccgcagctttttgttaaaaatcgagcaacatttcagcaccctgctattcatgccaggaatatagtatatgcatatgattagtatgtgtggatagaaaacactcagacgtttctaaaacgggttaaatcacggctgtgactataacagaacgtgcttTTCAtcaaagtgcaggaaaatctgatcactgaaaatgggaaaaaaatatccatgcgccacttccaaGAATTGTTAAAGGTGAACCAGATTAAATGAGgtcgaggttgcaatacctacagcttccacacgatgtcaacagtcttgtcatttgcctacgatttgtttcttggtcaaacgaagaagagacaagcaaTTTCTTCAgtatccgaccggatattttggttgagatttttccggacattatttccagacggacacctatagaattgacatcgcctcgtgatcaattttatcgcttattaacgtgtaccaatacctaaagttgcattacaaaagtatttcgaagtgttttgtgaaagtttatcgtctacttttttaatttaaaaaaatgacgttacgttagaaaacgctatttttttccgttgttcacacagtcttcatagatcgatatctaggctatatatggaccgatttaatcgaaaaaagacccaaatgatgtttatgggacatctaggagtgccaagaaagaagcttgtcaaaggtaatgaatgttttatattttatttctgcgttttgagtAGCCCCCGGCtatcgcaaaatctgtcgttaggtgacgttgcagtattttgggggatacatgctatcagataatagcttctcatgcttttgccgaaaagcattttacaaatctgactcggtggatagattcacaacgagtgtagctttaattcagtaccttgtatgtgcattttaatgaaagtttgagttttatcaaaaactatacgtggcgcacttgaaatttccgctgattgatgTTCCCACAGCGGGAGCACTTCCCTAACAagttaacacttattttaacttaatataatacatcaataaaatctatttagcctcaagtagataatgaaacatgttaaatttggtttaaataatgccaaaacaaagtgttggagaagaacgtaaaagtgcaatatgtgctatgtaagaaagctaacgtttcagttccttgctcagaacatgaggacatatgaaagctggtggttccttttaacataagtcttcaatattcccaggtaagaagttttaggttgtagttattataggactatttccctctataccatttgtatttcattaacctttgactatcggatgttcttataggcactttagtattgccagtgtaacagtatagcttccgtccctctcctcgcacctccctgggctcgaaccagcaacacaacaacaacagccaccacatcgaagcagcgttacccatgcagagcaagggaaacaaccaccccagggctcagagcgagtgaagtttgaaacgctattagcgtgcgctaactagccagccattacacttcggtcacaccagcctcatctcgggagttgataggtttgaagtcataaacagtgcaatgcttgatgcacaacgaagacgtgctggcaaaatgcacgaaagtgctgtttgaatgaatatttacgcacctgcttctgcctaccaccgctcagtcagatacttagatacttgtatgctcagtcagattatattcaacacaggacacgctagataatatctagtaatatcatcaaccatgtgtagttaactagtgattatgattgattgtttttataagataagtttaatgctagctagcaacttaccttggcttactgcatttgcgtaacaggcagtctccttgtggagtgcaacgagagagaggcaagtcgttattgcgttggactagttaactgtaaggttgcaagattggatcccccgagttgacaaggtgaaaatctgtaacgaggcagttaacccaccgttcctaggccggtcgttattgcgttggactagttaactgtaaggttgcaagattggatcccccgagttgacaaggtgaaaatctgtctttctgcccctgaacgaggcagttaacccaccgttcctaggccgtcattgaaaataagaatgtgttcttaactgatttgcttaactaaataaaggtgtaaaaaaaagcGTCAAATCGGCGCCCATAAATACGATTTCcggttgttatgaaaacttgaaatccgCCCTAATttatcggccattccgattaatcggtcgacctctagttcagaGGGCTTAATTTTTTACTACAATGTCCATATATTGTGGGTAAACTTCCTGGTTCTCGAAAAACATTGTCCTTGTCAGCCAATTATTTAATATTAGTGGGAATCTATTTACACGGAGAGAATTTATGGAAAGATAAAGGTTGAGGTTTCAAGCAAGGAATATGCACAGTTATTAAAGCTATACCTAGTGGGATAAAAACTTTACTTCAGAATAATGCATATTTTGGAACATCTATTGTAAGCGATATCCATGTGAATGGCATTGGTCTACTAGATACGAAATTCATCGTTTATTAAGGGATATTTTCTACAGGAAGTCTATTTCCTCTGCAATATTTTGTTGGGCTTCAGTGTTTGATGTAAACTGGCGCCAATGCTTGGCTCACTCCACACATATTTATGGTGACCAATAAAGTAAAGGAGATCTCCTTTAAGATTATCCATAGATTCTATCCGTGTAATAGCTTGATTTCTAAATATATATCTGATGTTACCAGTGAATGCAGTTTTTGTGAACTAGAAACAATCTATTGAACACTTATTCTGTCATTGTTTATATACTGAAGTGTTCTGGACTGATGTAAAACTATATCTTGGCCTCAAATTACATACAAACATTGAAATTTCACAGTTTGACATATTTTACTACACTGACTCCACAATTGAACGTGAGTATGTTATAAATCTCTTTATTTTTGTCATGTCTtatcatattatgtcttgttcctgttctctcttcactctgtctccctctgctggttgtattaggttaccttctctttctctcctcttccagctgttcctcatctcctctaactacctcgttcacccttttcccacctgttcccttttccctctgattaggtctctatttctctctctgttcctgcttctttctttgtcagattctcgtttgagtttctcatgccagaaacaaactatcgtctcgtttgcttcatCCCTGTCCCGccccgtcctgtcggaatctgcctggCAAGTGCATCCTGTACTCAGCTAACTGTCTTATCGTTTGTACTGTGTccagttcatctgatgctacgtgaGATCAGGTTCCACTGttcctctacgacccgcgcctacccagagagacctgCAGCCTGTCGCCGcttaacccagctattctcctctgctgctaagaagggggctCTTTTGTAATTATCAGAAGGACTTTTTGtttcatttgtcgccctctctgcgggttgtctatttttccATTatctacatctgaagaggatctatgtcttccctgtgttaacattaaaggactctgtttttgaataccgcttttgggtcctcactcaagtGCATAACAATTTTATTAGGAAAAATTTTGATACACAAGAATAATCCCCTTCATTTTTAAATCTGATTTGGAAAACTATTTAGAGTCGTTAAAACGtatacaaaacaaaatgttaaaaTGTATTCGCTACATGTCTGTATTTGAATTGATATAATGTggatcatttttatttttttctaatTTCTTTATGGAATCCCTCTGGCTGTTATGTTTGGCATGTTActgttaataaaataaaaacattgaaaGACTTCCGAGCACGCTTGCTAAACTTCTGGACACGTTTTTCTCGGAAAGCTGTGAGTACTATTTTATGATACAGTATcagtacttgttgcatttacaCAGGGGTGGAAAGTACCAAATTGTTGTACTTGATTATAGGCAAAGATACCCTAATAGAaagtgactcaagtaaaagtgacagccacccagtaaaatactattagagtaaaagtctaaaagtatttggttttaaatatacttaagtatcaaaagtaaaagtataaatataatatatatgttaggcaaaccagatggcattattattattttttaatttacaGATACCTAGGGGCACACCCCAACACTCacataatttacaaaaaaaagtatttgggTTTAGTGAgactgccagatcagagacagtagggatgaccaggggtgttctcttgataagtgcaaaAATGTGATAATtttcttgtcctgctaagcattcaaaatgtaacgagtacttttgggtgttgtagcgagactatataaagggggtaccggtacagagtcaatgtgtgggggcacaggtTAATCATCCTCTGCCTGCATCCCTACCTgtagcctacctgcctctggttCAATGCATTTCCACCTCTCACTATTAGTCTTGATTGTCCATCTTCTGGAATTCAAATGAGATATTCTAACAGATCAATCTTGCTGGCAAAACGTCATTAAATATTGCAATGTTATTTAGCTATAGTTAGTGTGTATATAATGAGCACCCACATGCTGTCTAGGCATCACAATAATATCAGACAGAGACAAGCTGGCTCTGTGAAAAACTTTACGGGCCACCTTGGCGTTGgttactacactgaacaaaattatgaatgcaacatgcaacaatttcaaagatttgactgagttacagttcatataagaaaatcagtcaattgaaataaattcattagggcctaatctatggatttcacatgactgggaatacagatatgcatctgttggtcacagatacccttaaaaaaagtaggggggggggcagtcagtatctggtgtgaccaccatttgcttcatgcagaTTGATCTCCTTCGcaaagagttgatcaggctgttgattgtgacctgtgaaatgttgtcccactcctcttcaatagctgtgcaacgattatggatattggcgggaactggaacacgctgtcgtacacttcAATCCAGAGAAtccaaaacatgctcaatgggtgacatgtctggtgagtatgcaggccatggtagaattgggacattttcagcttccaggaattgtgtacagatccttgtgacattgggctgtgcattatcatgctgaaacatgacgtgatggcggcggataaatgtcacgacaatgggcctcatgaTCTCGTCacgtgcattcaaattgccattgataataTTActattgtgttcgttgtccgtagcttatatcTGCCCATATCAAAAccacaccgccaccatgg
The sequence above is drawn from the Oncorhynchus gorbuscha isolate QuinsamMale2020 ecotype Even-year linkage group LG11, OgorEven_v1.0, whole genome shotgun sequence genome and encodes:
- the si:ch211-222n4.2 gene encoding coiled-coil domain-containing protein 74A isoform X1, translated to MSGNSLPPVRNLPHWSRVGCLDKPCFPLPRPFPFNHLEPLSDSPRGDMDTRVASLQRNIQFLQLQHKDTLQKLHGEIDDLRRENKELQYKLIMEPSKSCRKGLPIGEGISLGSSHWSTRPPTQGSEAQRERVIYLEQPLQDTCPSRDPWLSSIAGDGCVAHAYTENTGVAKLEHESELRGGLITSLQPLRIHSSPSHPPRPPTLQECEVIIRQLYNANSLQSQEIIRVKAVLQDIVFNKKITPENYIMTKAYLADSTSKAEKFPQLALQPLPKRMSGNQAGVTERVILPALKQHLSSSIAERQKRTQAVQRSRLRRTVH
- the si:ch211-222n4.2 gene encoding coiled-coil domain-containing protein 74A isoform X6 — protein: MSGNSLPPVRNLPHWSRVGCLDKPCFPLPRPFPFNHLEPLSDSPRGDMDTRVASLQRNIQFLQLQHKDTLQKLHGEIDDLRRENKELQYKLIMEPSKSCRKGSSHWSTRPPTQGSEAQRERVIYLEQPLQDTCPSRDPWLSSIAGDGCVAHAYTENTGVAKLEHESELRGGLITSLQPLRIHSSPSHPPRPPTLQECEVIIRQLYNANSLQSQEIIRVKAVLQDIVFNKKITPENYIMTKAYLADSTSKAEKFPQLALQPLPKRMSGNQAGVTERVILPALKQHLSSSIAERQKRTQAVQRSRLRRTVH
- the si:ch211-222n4.2 gene encoding coiled-coil domain-containing protein 74A isoform X3, with protein sequence MSGNSLPPVRNLPHWSRVGCLDKPCFPLPRPFPFNHLEPLSDSPRGDMDTRVASLQRNIQFLQLQHKDTLQKLHGEIDDLRRENKELQYKLIMEPSKSCRKGEGISLGSSHWSTRPPTQGSEAQRERVIYLEQPLQDTCPSRDPWLSSIAGDGCVAHAYTENTGVAKLEHESELRGGLITSLQPLRIHSSPSHPPRPPTLQECEVIIRQLYNANSLQSQEIIRVKAVLQDIVFNKKITPENYIMTKAYLADSTSKAEKFPQLALQPLPKRMSGNQAGVTERVILPALKQHLSSSIAERQKRTQAVQRSRLRRTVH
- the si:ch211-222n4.2 gene encoding coiled-coil domain-containing protein 74A isoform X4 — its product is MSGNSLPPVRNLPHWSRVGCLDKPCFPLPRPFPFNHLEPLSDSPRGDMDTRVASLQRNIQFLQLQHKDTLQKLHGEIDDLRRENKELQYKLIMEPSKSCRKGISLGSSHWSTRPPTQGSEAQRERVIYLEQPLQDTCPSRDPWLSSIAGDGCVAHAYTENTGVAKLEHESELRGGLITSLQPLRIHSSPSHPPRPPTLQECEVIIRQLYNANSLQSQEIIRVKAVLQDIVFNKKITPENYIMTKAYLADSTSKAEKFPQLALQPLPKRMSGNQAGVTERVILPALKQHLSSSIAERQKRTQAVQRSRLRRTVH
- the si:ch211-222n4.2 gene encoding coiled-coil domain-containing protein 74A isoform X7 — its product is MSGNSLPPVRNLPHWSRVGCLDKPCFPLPRPFPFNHLEPLSDSPRGDMDTRVASLQRNIQFLQLQHKDTLQKLHGEIDDLRRENKELQYKLIMEPSKSCRKGSSHWSTRPPTQGSEAQRERVIYLEQPLQDTCPSRDPWLSIAGDGCVAHAYTENTGVAKLEHESELRGGLITSLQPLRIHSSPSHPPRPPTLQECEVIIRQLYNANSLQSQEIIRVKAVLQDIVFNKKITPENYIMTKAYLADSTSKAEKFPQLALQPLPKRMSGNQAGVTERVILPALKQHLSSSIAERQKRTQAVQRSRLRRTVH
- the si:ch211-222n4.2 gene encoding coiled-coil domain-containing protein 74A isoform X2; this encodes MSGNSLPPVRNLPHWSRVGCLDKPCFPLPRPFPFNHLEPLSDSPRGDMDTRVASLQRNIQFLQLQHKDTLQKLHGEIDDLRRENKELQYKLIMEPSKSCRKGLPIGEGISLGSSHWSTRPPTQGSEAQRERVIYLEQPLQDTCPSRDPWLSIAGDGCVAHAYTENTGVAKLEHESELRGGLITSLQPLRIHSSPSHPPRPPTLQECEVIIRQLYNANSLQSQEIIRVKAVLQDIVFNKKITPENYIMTKAYLADSTSKAEKFPQLALQPLPKRMSGNQAGVTERVILPALKQHLSSSIAERQKRTQAVQRSRLRRTVH
- the si:ch211-222n4.2 gene encoding coiled-coil domain-containing protein 74A isoform X5 — translated: MSGNSLPPVRNLPHWSRVGCLDKPCFPLPRPFPFNHLEPLSDSPRGDMDTRVASLQRNIQFLQLQHKDTLQKLHGEIDDLRRENKELQYKLIMEPSKSCRKGISLGSSHWSTRPPTQGSEAQRERVIYLEQPLQDTCPSRDPWLSIAGDGCVAHAYTENTGVAKLEHESELRGGLITSLQPLRIHSSPSHPPRPPTLQECEVIIRQLYNANSLQSQEIIRVKAVLQDIVFNKKITPENYIMTKAYLADSTSKAEKFPQLALQPLPKRMSGNQAGVTERVILPALKQHLSSSIAERQKRTQAVQRSRLRRTVH